Within Kineothrix sp. MB12-C1, the genomic segment AAACATCAAACGTATGTTTGTTTTTTTCTCTATCTCATAAAAATTTCTATACAATTAATAGGTCTGCTGTCTGTGCCGATTTGAGATTATTATAAGGAAACGATGAGATATAACGAACACCTTATCATTGTTTTTATTTAAAGTTTCCTTTTATATAGAAGAAACTCTATTACATTGATTTTGGATTAGTGTTTACCTCCCTTTAATTTTTTGTATTTGATTGCCTCCAATAATGTAATATTACATTATAGTCAAGCATTTTTGTAATATTTATTACATTATTTAAATTTGACTTTTTGCAGAACTTTGTAATATAATTGTATTATTACATTGTATTAAAGGGGTGAGCTTATGTTGAATGAAAAAATAAAACTAAATGATAATATAAGATCTTTTATTAGGAAGGAAAGGATTGACAAAAATCTAATTACTAGTGACTTATCAGAAGCTATTGGAAAAACTCAAGGTTGGTTATCTCAACTCGAAAATGGGCGAACAGTTAATATAACAAGAGCGGATTTTATTAATTTAATTTCAAAAATTCATAATATCGCTAATTCTGAAGCCGAACTATATATTGAGAATTATCTTAATAAAGAGCGTGAAAAAAATTCTTTTCAGCCCAATTTTAAAAGGAAACTATTTAAAGCAGAACTATTGAAACAGGTAAACCATTCAAAATATAAAATTAATGAATTAGAAGAAAAGAACTCTATAGAATCTGGTACGTTGCAAGAACTATGTCGGAATAACCAAAATATTAAACCAGAAGAACGGTATAGAATTGCATTTAATGTTTTTACTACACTTGACTATATTAATCCAAAATGCATGGATACATTTCTCTCCATGTTAGGAATACCTGTTCCTGAAGAAGCAAAAATTTATTCTTTTGATGACATTAATCAATGCTACAAGATAGATTCTGGTTTTCTCGTTAATTGGGAGTGTAACAATTGGGGCGAATATTTAGATTATCATGAATGGGAATTACAAACATCTATAAATCAAATGGAAAATCAAGCTGATGAAACGGAATATAGATTAAACGAAATAGAAAAGAAAAATGTCGAAATAAAAGAATACCCGTTCAAGCGAAAAAAGGAACTTAAAGATAAATTAACCGAGTCTTTTTCTATTTTATATAAAATTATTGACAACATTGATATTAACGATTATGAAAAAACTTTAAATTCCGAAAGATATCTTGAAACTCTTATAGGATTACTTACAGATAGTGATGGAATGAAGATTTTTAGGTTATTATTTAAATATCCTATTCATAAGCTTGATCCTAAAAGTTTAAAAGATATATGTGAATTAATAGACAGTAAATTAGATTATGAATATCATGTTCATATAAAAGAAGATGAAATTAAAGAAGCCACTTCTATAGATGATTTGTTAGAAGATTATTCCTTTTTAGCCTGTCGATATAAACCGGAATTTTGGGGCGAATTAAATGAAATGATTGATTTCACCAAAGAGCAATAAATAATAATTGTCTCTCTTTTCATTATTTATATCAACATGGTATGCATTAATATAGAAGCAACGTGTCAAAACACCCCTGTGTCAAATTTGACACAGCCCCTAAATAGGGCATTCACTAGATTTTTTTAGTGTCTGTCCTATTTTTATGTCGTTATTGGATTTTGCATGAGAGCTGGTGATGTTTTAAAGTACACGTCTGTAGGGAGGACGAAATTCCGTCCCCCTAATTACATTTCCCCACTTCTGGGGAAAATCTTAAGTGCTTACATTATTTATTATTACCAGAATAAAACTTTCCTAAAATTTTGTCATCTGCTCTAAGTGTAGGATCAATCCAATCTGCTTTGTTTCGCGCCCACTCTATCCACTCTGGATCTGTTTCTAAAGATGAGTTTTCTAGTATGTGAACAAAATTTCGAATAGAATTTGCTCTTTCAAAATTATCTACGAATTTCATTAGTTCATCAAATTTGGCAACTTCCTTATCATATATCTCTTTTTCTAATTTTCTCTTATAGATTATAGCTTCTTCTTTCTCCTGCTGTTCCTTCTTCTCTATACTTTTTATTTTATATACTTGAGATATTATAACCATATTTAAAAATATATCACCTAATGAATCCTCTAGTTTCTCTTCTAAAGTATCACTTTTGCGGTAGCAATTATCTAGAACAAACGATAAATTGCCATTGAATAAGTAGGAAAACTTTCTACCTATGTTTAAATGCGCTATATCGTCTGCCTTAGGAACATAATCCACTTTTTCCTTTAGTTCAAAGATATCAAATTTCACACTTTCATCTTGTACTCTAAATGTACCATCTTCACTTAATGATCCTCCCATCTTTTTCACTGCATCAAGCAATGCATCAATGATGTGACAGGCTCTCGAAACATTTTCGTTCGAAACAACTCCCGCTATAATCGGAGGCATTTCTGAATGACTATAATATCTATATTTATGCCTATAATCACTTGGTTTTGTATTTTTCCCGTTGTTGGATTCATGCGTTTTATTCCAGATAATTATTTTTTCCTTAATTTGCCGTACTTCTTCGCAACGATAATTACTGCTAATCTTCAATTTATTAGCAATATCAAATACAAATATCCTCTCATTCTCATCTAGAAATAGGAAGGTTTCATCAGCAATCTTCACTAAATTATTATCATTTACTTGTGGCAATGGCTCCTTAAAAATGTCTACATCATATTTAAGCTTATTCCAGTAGGATGAACTTGGCTTTGGTACATTTAGATTTTTACATAATTTAGTTAAAAAAGACGTTGATACTTCATAGCGTTTTGCCAATTGAGTGGTCGGAGTAGCCCACACTTCTTCATATAATCTTTCTCTATTATATAGGTGTATAATTTTAAAATAGTCCATAAATCTCCCTTGATTGGTTCAAATGAACTCAACAACACTGTGACTAACAAATAGTTTTTTATTGTATCATGAATTATTTATATATTCTTATAAATAGTCTATAGTATTTATCTAATATTTCAAATAAACTAAATAGAGTTACAACGTCATCAAATAAATCTTTGCTCTCCAAATCCTTAAGTTCTTTGTCTAACTCATTGATAAATTGTTTTACCAGTTGATTGTTGATCTTGTATAGATATTCTTTTCTAACTTCTGGACTATGTGTTCTTGCCAAAAAATACGATAATAGCTTTACTAAATAAAAGAAATTATTTTTACAATAATTTTCATACCGCTTATACATATTACATGCCCATGAAATCTTTACAAATGTATCACATAATTTCGTGTCGTTAACGTCCTCAAATGAGAATGTACGTTTTTCAACAATATATTCTGTCCAAAATAATGAAGGTAAATAATATTTTATGTTTTTATTATAAAATGCATTATTATAAAGTTTAGGCATTACTACCATATCTGTAATGTGATTCATTTCATGGAAAATAGTTCTTTTGAAGATTTTATAATCATTGTTACTATACAAAGAAGACACATTGTACGTGGTTAATAAATCAGGTATTCTTGAAGAAATAATAATTTTACTAGAACCAAGTATTTTCCCATCAGAAATACTTAACATTTCGTTTTTGTCAACCAATTCTATCTCTTCTAATGTGCCTAATTTCAACTGTGACCCATATACAGTTAGAATTTGTTCGACAATTTCATTTATAAATCTATGGTAATCTTTGTTATATAAGCAATATACTTTCAACTAATATCCTTCCTTTATGTATGAAATTATCCTTTCATCCCCTTAAAAATCAATCTATGCTAAATATAGCAATGAATTTTTTCCTTATTTCTTGATTATTCTCATCTTTTAACAATGTAATATACCTATTAAAATCTAACTGAATTGCATTCAAAAAGAGAAGGGGGTTTATTTTTATAGTATCGTTAAAATTTATTGCTAAATCAAATTTATAGTCAATTAATATTTGATTTCCAACCATACCATTATGAAATAATCCACACCTTGCGTTTCTATAAAGATTTTTTATTAAATTATCTTCTGTATCTATATCCGTAAAAATTTCTTTAAACCCATCACAAAAAAATTGTTCACTGTGTCTGTTGCTAGACATCCCCATTTTATATTGCTGTACACCTTCGATATAAGAAAATAATATCATAAGTGCAACAAATCCATTATTAATAGTATTGTTATTCATATCTTTATCAATTAGTTCAGAAGCAACATCTAAAAACCAACCATTAACCTCTCTTTCATAAATCAAAATCTTGTTATTAGTTGTTAATGGATATAGTTGTTTGTCACCGTTTTGTTCATCTACTACGCAGGTAGGTGAATGTGCATAAATATAAGGTGCTACATATAATGGGGCATTTGATAAACTTTTAGACATATTAAATCCTCTTTCTAATAATAAGCACGAAAACAGCATTTTATTAATAATCATTATAGCTTTCACATGTACAAGTATAATCATCTTCTTCTATATAAACTGAAATAGGAATTTTTAACTTAGAAGCCGCGCATATTCTATGTCGTCCATTTGTCACCCTAAATTTCTTGCACTTGAATTTATCACACGGCACCAGGGAAATATAAATTTTAGATTCTTCATTTCTATCATAATACCCATCTCTAATAATTTTCTGCATTAAAACTTCACACTTACATTTTGTAACATAATCGACTCCATTTAGTAAGTTATCTTTATTTTTATCTGCAGGGCACGTTTTGGTAACCAAGCAATGACATTCGTCCTTAGAAAAAGGCAAACAAAACTCATCATATATTGGAATATAACTCTCTATAAATTTTATACTCATACACTCTCCTTTTGAAAACCAGAATTCATATTAGTATTTCACCTTGTTACCTTTTTCTTTATCTCTCTGATATAATATATTATCAATTCGTTCAAAAGGAATACCCGGACAATTTTCAGTATTAAACTGCCAACACCTATTTATATAATCAAGATACAACTCAATATACTTTTTATCCTTATCTTTGGACGAATATATTGGATACTCGTTGCTGGTTAACTCTCGGTACGATCTTTGGTCTATTATTGGAAATATATTGGGATAATAAAAGTGAAGAATCGTGCTAGCAACAGCTAGTTTTATACCTTTTGAAGAAAGCAAATCCTCTATAAGTTTATATACCGTTTTATCGTTTAGAACGTCACTTGGTTTATTTAAATATCCAATAGAATTTAACATTGATATGGTTTCTTCTGAGATATGTATGCTCCTATTAAGCTTCCACAAAACAACTTCATTTATTGCATCTATGTTTTCAATAGTATTATCTTTGTCCATACTTAAGATTCTTGACTTAATATTTGTATCGTCTGCATATGTGTTTCTGCTTAATATCTCCCAACATTCTTCCTCCGTTATCGTCATATCTCTTACCCCCGCTCTTACTCTCCAACCATTCCGTCACCGTCTCTATCATCCATATACTTATATAACCAATGGTCAGAATAGATAGGCATCGCGTAACCGGCAGTTTCAGCCTCGGCAATAGTCACCTTTCCATTTCCATTAGTGTCTATTGATGATAAATCGTTTTCTTCCGTTGCGACAGGTGTTTCTTCAGTTTGTTCAGCAACAACACTTTCTTGTAATGCTGCATTGCTATCTGTTTCTGATGGTTCAGACGTTTCTTGACTCAACCCAGCATTCACTTCATCAGGATTTAAATTATCAAAATCATCTACTATGCTTTCTCCATTGATCACATATTCAAAATGGTAATGTGAAGGAATTTGAGTTGTCGAATCGGGATATGTAATGGTAGCAACAAAATTTTCACAGCCACCTGCGTCACGAATAACTTTTTCCATATATGCTTGATCTCCATGCCTATTCAACGTGCTGTTTTGTGGAGTAATATTATAGGCATTTGAGACTCCACCTAAGGAATCTGCTATCACATGCCCTTCGTCTAAATCTTCTTGCTCAGTTTTAAGTACTTTTGCTTCATTATTATAGTATCTACCGTCAGAGTTTACAGACTCTGTTGAATCATCTTGTAAAGTGATTTTATCGGCAATAACACCTATTAACTGCCCATATTCATTTGTAAACGCCCAATACTCTCTATCTCCATACCCGACATTTACCGCAACATTGAGTTGTCTTTCTCCCGACAAATCACCACCATCGACTTTTATGATTTTATATGGAACTCCGTTGTACTCTATTGTTTCATCATCTGTAGAAGATGCCTGATCTTCTATGTCTACATCATCTGTCTCAGGCAGCTCTTGCGCTGAATCTTCAACTGTTGAGCCAACTATGTTATTAACACTACTACCTATTGTATTACTTTCATCACTTTCACTTCTTTTACTTGCAAAAGAACCAATTACAAGTAACACTATTAAAATGCTTATTATTTTTCCTTTGGATGTTTTCTTAACAGACATTTCAGTTATTCCCCTTTCCTCCTTATGTTTATTGTTCATATTTTATCACGAAACATATTATTCTTCTACAAAATATCGACAAACCCATGGTAAATTTCGACTTAACAATGTATAATTAAGTAAAATATTTTAAAAAAAGGGGAAATATTATGGCACTTATCAAATGTCCCGAATGTGGGAAAGAAATTTCTGATCAAGTATCAATATGTCCACATTGCGGATATCCATTAAAAAAGAAAACAGGATTTGACTTAAAACATAAGAAAGTCGTTCTGTTAATAGGAATACTACTTTTAATTATTGCTACAATTTTTATATATTTTAAGTTCATGTACAGAGGTTCTTTCGACATATCTCAATCCAATAGTAATATTGAATTAGGAGCAAAAACAGATTTAATTAATTATTTGGAATATAACCCTGAAAATATTATAGAGGTAAATATAATCGGCGATAACGATTTTAATATAAACAAAATCGGGGATTACTCAGTCTTATTTAGCATAAAGAATAAAAAAGGATATATCGAAGAAATTCCTTTTCAATTTCACGTTGTTGATACAATTGCACCTAAATTATCTGTCAAGGGAGACATTGTATATTTACCAAA encodes:
- a CDS encoding DNA/RNA non-specific endonuclease translates to MSVKKTSKGKIISILIVLLVIGSFASKRSESDESNTIGSSVNNIVGSTVEDSAQELPETDDVDIEDQASSTDDETIEYNGVPYKIIKVDGGDLSGERQLNVAVNVGYGDREYWAFTNEYGQLIGVIADKITLQDDSTESVNSDGRYYNNEAKVLKTEQEDLDEGHVIADSLGGVSNAYNITPQNSTLNRHGDQAYMEKVIRDAGGCENFVATITYPDSTTQIPSHYHFEYVINGESIVDDFDNLNPDEVNAGLSQETSEPSETDSNAALQESVVAEQTEETPVATEENDLSSIDTNGNGKVTIAEAETAGYAMPIYSDHWLYKYMDDRDGDGMVGE
- a CDS encoding helix-turn-helix domain-containing protein — its product is MLNEKIKLNDNIRSFIRKERIDKNLITSDLSEAIGKTQGWLSQLENGRTVNITRADFINLISKIHNIANSEAELYIENYLNKEREKNSFQPNFKRKLFKAELLKQVNHSKYKINELEEKNSIESGTLQELCRNNQNIKPEERYRIAFNVFTTLDYINPKCMDTFLSMLGIPVPEEAKIYSFDDINQCYKIDSGFLVNWECNNWGEYLDYHEWELQTSINQMENQADETEYRLNEIEKKNVEIKEYPFKRKKELKDKLTESFSILYKIIDNIDINDYEKTLNSERYLETLIGLLTDSDGMKIFRLLFKYPIHKLDPKSLKDICELIDSKLDYEYHVHIKEDEIKEATSIDDLLEDYSFLACRYKPEFWGELNEMIDFTKEQ